One segment of Shewanella piezotolerans WP3 DNA contains the following:
- a CDS encoding DUF3859 domain-containing protein, which yields MTHPEIVDPKSGKGFTTSSWTDTMLKHDRNLAMWYFGDKHELVSGRWTLDILYRNSVIATNTNCIKYLTSSEPPQPFQFKALW from the coding sequence ATGACACACCCAGAAATCGTTGACCCCAAAAGTGGTAAAGGTTTCACAACATCTAGCTGGACAGACACTATGCTTAAGCATGATCGTAATCTGGCGATGTGGTATTTTGGCGACAAACATGAGCTTGTCAGCGGCCGCTGGACACTCGATATTCTTTACAGAAATTCAGTCATTGCAACTAATACCAATTGCATTAAGTATTTGACCAGCTCAGAGCCCCCTCAGCCTTTTCAATTCAAAGCGCTTTGGTAA
- a CDS encoding leucine-rich repeat domain-containing protein, which yields MTSSKLTINIFSVTLLALSGCALSPKNVADIQFKDPKFAQCVAQTKTTALSEIAALNCSGRQINHVDEIRYMPALTDLNLMDNELAEFDATLRPNLQRLNLLGNRLSNIDLSKSSELTSLNISDNKMSNIDVSQNSKLISLYAYKLPLAHIDVSSQAKLRDLGLSKHKLTSIDLSNNLQLQSLNLSVGTLENIDLTHNAKLSHVYLASNQLTHIDVSQNPKLMLLSVRNNQLTELDLNRNSQLMTLKADYNKIEDISFSAEPLITELELNNNRLTVLDTSAFVHLDKLTAFNNPLQLLKVNPTLPPKVLSIEGTPYALSNQAHTNERAISNLVSPRVSILDAGLISQDGNQYNIFSSQLVLPSLGQYIPIRPENAGFSGSLMGFSHRFIAPC from the coding sequence ATGACGTCATCGAAGTTAACCATCAACATTTTTAGCGTAACGCTACTGGCATTAAGTGGCTGCGCGCTCTCACCTAAAAATGTTGCCGACATTCAATTTAAAGACCCCAAATTTGCACAGTGTGTTGCCCAAACAAAAACCACGGCACTGTCAGAAATAGCTGCGCTCAATTGCTCTGGTAGACAGATAAACCATGTCGACGAAATTCGTTACATGCCAGCACTTACAGACCTCAACCTAATGGATAATGAGTTGGCAGAGTTTGATGCAACACTTCGCCCTAACCTTCAGCGTTTAAACCTACTAGGCAATAGGCTATCTAATATCGATTTAAGCAAAAGTTCTGAGCTCACTTCACTCAATATCTCTGACAATAAAATGAGCAATATCGATGTAAGCCAAAATTCAAAACTTATTAGCCTTTATGCCTACAAACTGCCACTTGCTCACATTGATGTTTCTTCTCAAGCTAAGCTAAGAGACTTGGGTTTAAGCAAACATAAGTTAACTAGTATCGACCTATCTAATAATCTGCAACTACAAAGCCTCAATTTATCTGTTGGCACGCTGGAGAATATCGACCTGACTCACAATGCCAAATTGAGCCATGTTTACCTTGCTAGCAATCAACTCACACACATAGACGTTAGCCAGAATCCAAAGTTGATGCTGTTATCTGTAAGGAATAATCAACTGACTGAACTCGATTTAAACCGTAATTCACAGCTCATGACACTCAAAGCAGACTACAACAAAATTGAAGATATTTCGTTTAGCGCTGAGCCGCTAATTACTGAGCTTGAGCTCAACAATAATCGACTCACTGTATTAGATACTTCTGCATTCGTTCACTTAGATAAGCTGACTGCTTTCAATAATCCATTACAGCTTCTGAAGGTTAATCCCACGCTGCCGCCAAAAGTGCTCTCTATTGAAGGCACGCCCTACGCATTATCGAATCAAGCACATACGAACGAACGCGCTATTTCTAATCTAGTATCGCCGCGAGTGAGCATCTTAGATGCAGGGTTAATCAGCCAAGATGGTAATCAATACAATATTTTTTCTAGCCAGTTAGTGCTGCCCTCTTTAGGACAATATATACCCATCCGACCTGAAAATGCAGGATTCAGTGGGAGTTTAATGGGCTTTAGTCACAGGTTCATTGCTCCATGCTGA
- a CDS encoding nitroreductase family protein: MTHPIITDLQNRYTAKKYDASKRVPQADLDVVYEAMRLSASSINSQPWKFIVIESDAAKQRMHDTFANKFQFNQPHIKSASHIILFAHNPHYTRADYAKVVDKGIEDGRTKPEEREQAFGGFAFAEINTDETGNTATWTKSQTYLALGNTLHVLARLGIDSTTMEGVDSQLISDIFKDELDGYVCEVALAIGYHHGDEDYNAGLPKSRLSSEAVMTVI, encoded by the coding sequence ATGACACACCCAATTATTACTGACTTACAAAACCGTTACACAGCAAAGAAATATGATGCATCAAAACGCGTTCCTCAGGCCGATCTTGATGTGGTTTATGAGGCTATGCGCTTATCCGCCTCATCAATTAACTCTCAGCCTTGGAAGTTCATTGTGATTGAGAGCGATGCAGCCAAACAGCGTATGCACGACACTTTTGCTAATAAATTTCAGTTTAATCAGCCGCATATAAAATCAGCGTCACACATAATTCTGTTTGCTCATAACCCACACTATACCCGAGCTGATTACGCTAAAGTAGTTGATAAAGGTATTGAAGATGGCCGCACTAAACCGGAAGAGCGAGAGCAAGCCTTTGGTGGCTTTGCTTTTGCAGAAATCAATACCGACGAGACAGGTAACACTGCTACTTGGACTAAATCTCAAACTTACTTAGCTCTGGGTAACACCTTGCACGTATTAGCTCGCCTTGGTATCGACTCCACCACAATGGAAGGCGTAGACAGCCAACTTATCAGTGACATCTTCAAAGATGAGCTAGATGGTTATGTCTGTGAAGTTGCACTGGCTATTGGCTATCATCATGGTGATGAAGATTATAATGCTGGGCTGCCAAAATCACGCTTGAGTTCTGAAGCGGTTATGACAGTTATCTAG
- a CDS encoding putative quinol monooxygenase: protein MTKLTVVANIIANKDSIDFVKAELIKLIEVTRAEAGCISYDLHQDNENPAHFVFYENWQSREHLQAHLANSHIANYVAATEGQVELFTINEMTHIA, encoded by the coding sequence ATGACCAAGCTCACCGTTGTAGCTAACATAATAGCCAATAAAGACAGTATTGATTTCGTCAAAGCAGAGTTAATCAAGCTTATTGAAGTGACTCGTGCAGAAGCAGGTTGTATTAGCTATGACCTGCACCAAGATAATGAAAACCCAGCTCACTTCGTATTTTACGAAAACTGGCAAAGCCGTGAACACCTACAAGCACACCTGGCTAATAGCCATATAGCTAATTACGTTGCAGCCACTGAAGGTCAAGTGGAACTGTTTACGATCAATGAAATGACACACATTGCCTAA
- a CDS encoding prohibitin family protein produces MSLQKSSPFSFIKSISIAKILPILLIIIAIFNSYFIVIEGHVGVVKRFGEAKDQQNPGLHFKIPFIETVELIEVRTRKNAEKMASSTKEQMPVTIEVSVNWTVNKEAALDLFKRYGGLTQFEQRILDPRFRSATKDTIPQFEAEQLIQDRASAIQGIERRLAEEMEGFPVVVDNIQIENIALPQKYINSIEIKQTEKNLAAAEEHKLERQRLEALRAVNTADAEAKGILKIAEAEAQSILLKGKAEAQAIEAKAKALKSNPLIVKLTEAQAWDGKLPTTMMGDGVMPIMDIRDDSK; encoded by the coding sequence ATGTCGCTGCAAAAATCATCACCATTTTCATTTATAAAATCAATTTCAATAGCAAAGATTCTACCAATACTGCTGATTATCATAGCCATATTTAACTCTTACTTTATTGTTATCGAGGGTCATGTCGGCGTGGTAAAGCGCTTTGGTGAAGCCAAAGACCAACAAAATCCAGGTTTACACTTTAAAATCCCATTTATCGAAACAGTTGAGCTAATTGAAGTACGCACTCGAAAAAATGCCGAAAAAATGGCCTCGAGTACTAAAGAGCAGATGCCGGTGACTATTGAGGTTTCGGTTAACTGGACCGTTAACAAAGAAGCCGCGCTTGATCTATTTAAACGTTATGGTGGATTAACTCAGTTTGAGCAACGTATTCTTGACCCACGTTTTCGCTCAGCTACAAAAGACACTATCCCGCAGTTTGAAGCAGAGCAACTCATCCAAGACCGAGCGAGTGCAATTCAAGGTATCGAACGCCGCCTAGCTGAAGAGATGGAAGGCTTCCCTGTCGTGGTTGATAATATCCAAATTGAAAATATTGCCTTACCGCAAAAGTACATCAACTCCATTGAAATAAAGCAAACAGAGAAGAACTTGGCCGCCGCAGAAGAACACAAGCTAGAGCGTCAACGCCTAGAAGCACTTCGCGCTGTAAACACTGCCGATGCAGAAGCTAAAGGGATACTTAAAATTGCTGAAGCTGAAGCACAATCAATACTGCTAAAAGGTAAAGCTGAAGCACAAGCAATTGAAGCAAAAGCTAAGGCTCTTAAGAGTAATCCACTCATTGTAAAACTAACCGAAGCCCAAGCTTGGGATGGCAAACTGCCTACCACTATGATGGGTGATGGTGTAATGCCAATTATGGACATAAGAGACGATAGTAAATAA
- a CDS encoding YdcH family protein, with the protein MLGEDHSLLHEFPEYQATITKLCQSDSAFTKDAKHYDALDKEIRELELNGAPIDDEAMHQLKHDRAELKDSLYKRLSNQ; encoded by the coding sequence ATGTTAGGCGAAGATCATTCTCTGCTCCATGAGTTTCCTGAGTACCAAGCTACCATAACCAAACTTTGTCAAAGTGATAGCGCATTCACAAAAGATGCTAAACATTACGATGCACTAGATAAAGAGATCCGTGAGTTAGAACTCAACGGCGCCCCAATAGATGATGAAGCGATGCATCAACTTAAGCATGATCGCGCAGAGTTAAAGGATTCACTGTATAAGCGATTATCGAACCAGTGA
- a CDS encoding alginate export family protein, translating to MKVHALTLAVLASLASTAVAADTVDPLKKAFIDDSKVKVQFRLRYEDVDVANVDQENQTTLRTRLNYQTGDIYNLFAVAEIDDVRSTDNEPLIADYAYTQINQGFIGYKGPAETLAKFGRQRILLDNQRFVGGVGFRQNEQTYDAFSVKNTAIEGLTAYYAYVATVNRIFPEGSGKEEHENETNLVNINYSGLDFAKITGYGYLIDNQDVAAFSTDTYGVRATGDIKLDALKLSYEAEFAQQSEAGDNPVSYSASYYKLGAGINLDAFGFKAGYEVLGSDDGKAGFITPLATLHAFNGWTDKFLFGGKGNWENGLVDAHVILTAKVAGLKLLAKYHKFDSDFGDIDMGKEWGVAATYPFAKHYSLGVKYASFSGADEGYSFSSDTDKLWLTFQAKY from the coding sequence ATGAAAGTCCATGCCCTAACGTTAGCCGTACTTGCAAGTTTAGCTTCTACCGCTGTCGCTGCCGACACCGTTGACCCTCTTAAGAAAGCATTCATTGATGACTCAAAAGTTAAAGTTCAATTCCGTCTTCGCTATGAAGATGTTGATGTTGCCAATGTCGATCAAGAAAACCAAACGACTTTACGCACTCGCTTAAATTACCAAACTGGTGATATTTATAATTTGTTCGCTGTAGCGGAAATTGATGACGTTCGCTCAACAGATAACGAGCCGCTAATTGCTGACTATGCATACACCCAAATTAACCAAGGTTTTATTGGTTATAAAGGACCTGCCGAAACACTGGCCAAATTTGGTCGTCAACGTATTTTGCTCGATAACCAACGTTTTGTTGGTGGTGTAGGTTTCCGTCAAAATGAACAAACTTATGATGCGTTTTCGGTAAAGAATACCGCCATCGAAGGCTTAACTGCATATTATGCATATGTTGCCACAGTTAACCGTATTTTCCCTGAAGGTTCAGGTAAAGAAGAGCATGAAAACGAAACGAACCTAGTTAACATTAATTATTCAGGTTTAGATTTCGCAAAGATTACTGGTTACGGTTACCTTATTGATAACCAAGATGTCGCAGCCTTCTCTACCGATACTTACGGTGTGCGTGCAACGGGTGATATCAAACTAGATGCACTTAAATTGAGCTATGAAGCTGAGTTTGCGCAGCAATCTGAAGCAGGCGATAACCCAGTTAGCTACAGCGCAAGTTACTATAAATTAGGCGCTGGTATTAATCTTGACGCCTTTGGCTTCAAAGCGGGTTACGAAGTGCTAGGCTCTGACGATGGCAAAGCCGGCTTTATTACTCCGTTAGCCACACTGCACGCGTTTAACGGTTGGACAGATAAGTTTTTATTTGGTGGTAAAGGTAACTGGGAAAATGGTCTTGTCGACGCTCATGTTATTTTAACTGCTAAGGTTGCAGGCTTAAAGTTACTCGCCAAATACCATAAGTTTGATTCTGACTTTGGTGATATTGATATGGGTAAAGAGTGGGGCGTTGCAGCAACTTATCCATTTGCCAAGCACTACAGCCTAGGTGTTAAATACGCAAGCTTTAGTGGTGCAGATGAAGGTTACAGCTTCTCAAGTGATACCGATAAGCTTTGGTTAACCTTCCAAGCAAAATATTAA
- a CDS encoding carbon starvation protein A, which yields MLIFFICIGLLLLAYKFYSPFVEKQAGIDPKAKTPQTRFDDGVDYVKVHPVKAYLIQFLNVAGVGPIFGPILGALYGPIALVWIVLGNIIGGAVHDYFSGVLSIKEDGKSLPEIAGHYFNIYFKGVMLIFTAMLLFFVGVVFIMSPAGLLSSLDYFEGTILANNTFWVLVILGYYFFATMLPIDKIITKLYPLFGLLMIVMTVSIAIGLLFSAPQLPEMGDIFAYFDHSHYNNDLLAPNPDGLPVWPLLFVTITCGAISGFHSTQAPIMARCLTNEKYVRPVYYGAMMSEGIVACVWALAGIAAFPGGYVELKSILDAGGPGLVVNQVATTYLGVAGGIMAIIAVAIFPITSGDTAFRSLRLTITDAFKIPQSMRNRLLLAIPILIIAYFMTKIDFSLIWRYFAFSNMLLSTSVLWLATKYLFDRGTFHWIVSLPAIVGTCVTVSYIMTAGIGLGLPQEMSQPVGIAVGVICLIGLILAHQKRKVVAES from the coding sequence ATGCTTATTTTCTTTATTTGCATTGGATTATTATTGCTCGCTTATAAGTTCTACAGCCCTTTTGTAGAGAAACAAGCTGGCATTGATCCTAAAGCAAAAACCCCTCAAACCCGCTTTGATGATGGTGTGGACTACGTAAAAGTTCATCCAGTTAAAGCTTACCTTATTCAGTTTCTTAATGTTGCCGGTGTTGGGCCAATCTTTGGTCCTATCTTAGGTGCATTATATGGCCCAATCGCTTTGGTTTGGATTGTATTGGGTAACATTATTGGTGGCGCAGTACACGACTACTTCTCTGGTGTATTGAGCATTAAAGAGGATGGTAAGAGCCTGCCAGAAATTGCAGGCCATTATTTCAATATCTATTTCAAAGGCGTCATGCTGATTTTCACTGCGATGTTGCTGTTCTTCGTCGGGGTGGTATTTATTATGAGCCCTGCTGGACTGCTAAGTAGCTTGGATTACTTTGAAGGAACGATTCTCGCCAATAATACCTTCTGGGTATTGGTGATCCTTGGTTACTACTTTTTTGCGACCATGCTTCCTATCGATAAAATCATCACTAAACTGTACCCGCTGTTCGGCTTATTGATGATTGTTATGACAGTCTCTATCGCTATTGGATTGTTATTCAGCGCTCCACAGCTACCTGAGATGGGGGATATCTTCGCTTATTTTGACCATAGCCATTATAACAATGATCTATTAGCGCCTAACCCTGATGGTTTACCTGTATGGCCACTGCTGTTTGTGACCATTACATGTGGTGCGATCAGTGGTTTTCACTCTACTCAAGCACCAATCATGGCGCGTTGTTTAACTAATGAGAAATACGTTCGCCCCGTTTATTACGGTGCGATGATGTCAGAAGGTATTGTAGCGTGTGTATGGGCTTTGGCTGGTATCGCAGCATTCCCAGGCGGCTATGTAGAGCTTAAGAGCATCCTCGATGCAGGTGGTCCAGGCCTAGTTGTGAACCAAGTTGCAACAACTTACCTTGGGGTTGCAGGTGGTATCATGGCGATTATTGCAGTAGCGATTTTCCCGATTACCTCAGGTGATACTGCATTCCGCTCTCTACGACTAACCATTACAGATGCATTTAAGATCCCGCAAAGTATGCGTAACCGTCTATTGTTAGCCATTCCAATTCTAATCATTGCGTACTTCATGACTAAAATTGATTTCTCATTGATCTGGCGTTACTTCGCGTTCTCGAATATGTTGTTATCGACCAGTGTATTGTGGTTAGCAACTAAGTACCTGTTTGACCGCGGAACTTTCCATTGGATAGTGAGCTTACCCGCCATCGTTGGTACCTGTGTGACTGTGTCCTATATTATGACTGCAGGTATAGGCCTAGGTTTGCCACAAGAGATGAGCCAACCTGTAGGTATTGCAGTTGGTGTTATCTGTTTAATTGGACTGATACTTGCCCATCAGAAACGTAAAGTTGTTGCTGAGTCATAG
- a CDS encoding HAD family hydrolase, translated as MKLALFDFDGTLTHHDMYTRFILYSATPIRLFLGSIFLSPLYLLYRLGVIPARKLRPLVSYCAFVGRDVETVTALGKQYAQEVIPKSLRAETLSVLKQHQVDGAKVVLVSASLDLYLQPWCESMGIRLICSQMAVEQGCYTGRYKSGDCSCDMKAIKVQQQFCLADYSEVFAYGDTHEDLAMLALAEHPYMNGVKV; from the coding sequence TTGAAGTTAGCCCTGTTTGATTTTGATGGCACACTGACCCATCATGATATGTACACTCGATTCATCCTTTATTCGGCCACTCCTATACGTTTGTTTCTTGGCTCTATTTTCCTTTCTCCATTATACCTACTCTACCGATTGGGGGTTATTCCTGCTCGTAAACTCAGGCCACTGGTGAGCTATTGTGCTTTTGTAGGGCGAGATGTAGAAACGGTAACTGCACTTGGTAAGCAATACGCGCAGGAGGTGATCCCCAAATCCCTGCGAGCTGAAACGCTGTCTGTGCTTAAACAGCATCAGGTTGACGGCGCAAAGGTGGTATTGGTGTCGGCATCCCTTGACCTTTACTTACAGCCTTGGTGTGAATCTATGGGGATAAGGTTAATCTGCAGCCAGATGGCTGTAGAGCAAGGTTGTTACACTGGCCGCTATAAGAGTGGGGATTGCAGTTGCGACATGAAAGCAATCAAAGTACAGCAACAGTTTTGTTTAGCTGACTACAGCGAAGTATTTGCCTACGGTGACACTCATGAGGATCTCGCCATGCTAGCACTTGCAGAACACCCCTATATGAATGGGGTAAAAGTGTAG
- the rpoD gene encoding RNA polymerase sigma factor RpoD gives MDHTPQSQLKLLLAKGKEQGYLTYAEVNDHLPADMVDSDQIEDIIQMINDMGIRVYEQAPDADEIMMSEDSTDDDAAEEAAAALATVEAELGRTTDPVRMYMREMGTVELLTREGEIVIAKRIEEGINTVQASVAEYPQAIAMILEQFDRFEAEEVRLSDIISGFIDPNAEDVAPTATHVGSELSDEELDDEDDDEDDEDEEEGPKGPDPEEAKEKFTTLRVAHERALEIISIKGRGHPESTVALFEIGEIFKEFRLMPKQFDRLVKSMRAMMDKVRVQERLIMKLCVEQAKMPKKNFVKVYTSNESSIEWFNEELASGKPYAEGLKMVDYDVQRCRAKLDAIETETGLAIGAIKDINRRMSIGEAKARRAKKEMVEANLRLVISIAKKYTNRGLQFLDLIQEGNIGLMKAVDKFEYRRGYKFSTYATWWIRQAITRSIADQARTIRIPVHMIETINKLNRISRQMLQEMGREPSPEELAERMLMPEDKIRKVLKIAKEPISMETPIGDDEDSHLGDFIEDTTLELPLDSATGESLRNATHEVLAGLTAREAKVLRMRFGIDMNTDHTLEEVGKQFDVTRERIRQIEAKALRKLRHPSRSEILKSFLDE, from the coding sequence ATGGATCATACTCCGCAGTCGCAACTTAAATTGTTGCTTGCCAAAGGTAAAGAGCAAGGTTACTTAACCTACGCAGAAGTGAACGATCACCTACCTGCAGACATGGTCGACTCTGACCAGATCGAAGATATTATCCAGATGATCAATGACATGGGTATTCGAGTCTATGAACAGGCTCCGGATGCTGATGAAATCATGATGTCTGAAGACAGCACCGATGACGATGCTGCCGAAGAAGCTGCTGCCGCATTAGCGACAGTGGAAGCTGAATTAGGTCGTACTACTGACCCTGTCCGCATGTACATGCGTGAAATGGGTACCGTTGAGCTACTGACCCGTGAAGGCGAAATTGTTATCGCCAAGCGTATTGAAGAAGGGATCAACACGGTTCAAGCTTCAGTTGCTGAATATCCACAAGCAATTGCAATGATCCTAGAGCAGTTTGATCGCTTCGAAGCAGAGGAAGTTAGACTATCTGACATCATATCTGGTTTCATCGATCCAAATGCAGAGGATGTTGCACCAACTGCAACTCACGTTGGTTCTGAACTGTCTGATGAAGAATTAGATGATGAAGACGATGATGAAGATGATGAAGACGAAGAGGAAGGTCCAAAAGGTCCAGATCCTGAAGAAGCGAAAGAGAAATTTACTACGCTTCGAGTCGCTCACGAAAGAGCATTAGAGATCATCTCTATCAAAGGTCGTGGCCATCCAGAGTCTACAGTAGCCCTTTTTGAAATCGGCGAGATCTTTAAAGAGTTCCGTTTGATGCCTAAGCAGTTTGACCGCTTAGTAAAAAGCATGCGCGCGATGATGGACAAAGTCCGTGTTCAAGAACGTTTGATCATGAAGCTTTGTGTTGAACAAGCGAAAATGCCTAAGAAAAACTTCGTTAAGGTGTACACCAGTAACGAAAGCAGCATCGAGTGGTTCAATGAAGAGCTAGCATCGGGCAAGCCATACGCAGAAGGCCTAAAAATGGTCGACTACGATGTTCAGCGTTGCCGCGCAAAGCTTGACGCGATTGAAACTGAAACCGGTCTAGCCATCGGCGCAATTAAAGATATCAACCGTCGTATGTCTATCGGTGAAGCGAAAGCACGCCGTGCGAAGAAAGAGATGGTTGAAGCGAACTTACGTCTAGTAATTTCGATTGCTAAAAAGTACACCAACCGCGGTCTACAGTTCTTGGATCTCATCCAGGAAGGTAACATCGGTCTAATGAAAGCGGTAGATAAGTTCGAATACCGTCGTGGTTATAAGTTCTCAACTTATGCAACATGGTGGATCCGTCAGGCGATCACTCGTTCTATTGCTGACCAAGCAAGAACGATTCGTATCCCAGTACATATGATCGAGACGATCAACAAACTAAACCGTATCTCTCGTCAAATGTTACAAGAGATGGGTCGCGAGCCATCACCTGAAGAGCTTGCTGAGCGTATGTTAATGCCTGAAGACAAGATCCGTAAGGTACTTAAGATTGCTAAAGAGCCAATCTCAATGGAAACACCAATTGGTGACGATGAAGATTCGCACTTAGGTGACTTTATCGAAGATACGACGCTAGAGTTACCGTTGGACTCTGCGACTGGCGAAAGCTTACGTAACGCAACACATGAAGTTTTAGCAGGTTTAACCGCCCGTGAAGCGAAAGTACTGCGTATGCGCTTTGGTATCGACATGAATACAGACCACACGCTAGAAGAAGTGGGCAAGCAGTTTGATGTAACGCGTGAGCGTATTCGTCAAATTGAAGCTAAAGCGCTACGTAAGTTGCGCCACCCTTCTCGCTCAGAGATTTTGAAGTCGTTCCTAGACGAATAG
- the dnaG gene encoding DNA primase gives MAIPRDFINELVARTDIVDLIDPKVPLKKAGKNHSACCPFHSEKSPSFTVSRDKQFYHCFGCGAHGNVIDFVMEYDRLDFVDAIEELAGQLGLEVPQEQGTGKPRDQELSRDLYQLMEESSLFFQSQLRQHPDKQKVLDYLSHRGLSKDVVEHFNIGFAPDGWDGLLSRYRQNQDSQNKLLTAGMVIENDSGKRYDRFRDRLMFPIRDRRGRVIGFGGRVLGEGTPKYLNSPETPIFHKGNELYGLYELKQRHRDPQQVLIVEGYMDVVALGQFGVDYAVASLGTSTTADQFQLLLRSAKEVICCYDGDKAGKEAAWRALETALPLLKPGNQVRFMFLPEGEDPDTLVRQIGKEQFEQNIGQAMALPEFLFENLAKKFGKEDKSVLAKNAIKLIEKVQDTVLQSLLLEDLAHKLRMNGADELKRKFNFSTKTADKPKQHKALKGRGTPLRLAIALLVQHPRLGEKLPEQLALKHVQMPGIDLLALVLDLTRGKVMSSAQLLEQFRGDNQFSTLKKLTQWDHQVADENLLKELKGTLVWLNNQYLEQRYQELSLKTNLTKDERLQLSKLISVIKSKA, from the coding sequence ATGGCGATACCTCGTGATTTTATCAATGAGCTAGTAGCTCGCACTGACATTGTCGACTTAATCGACCCTAAAGTGCCCCTAAAGAAGGCGGGTAAAAACCACTCTGCCTGTTGTCCTTTTCATAGCGAAAAATCTCCCTCTTTTACCGTTAGCAGAGACAAGCAGTTTTATCATTGTTTTGGCTGCGGCGCACACGGAAACGTTATTGATTTTGTCATGGAATATGACCGACTCGACTTCGTGGATGCAATTGAAGAACTCGCTGGACAGTTAGGACTAGAAGTTCCTCAGGAACAAGGCACTGGTAAGCCTCGCGATCAAGAGCTTAGTCGTGATTTATACCAACTGATGGAAGAGTCGAGTTTATTCTTCCAAAGTCAGTTAAGACAACACCCAGATAAACAGAAAGTGCTTGATTACTTAAGCCATCGTGGGCTTTCAAAAGACGTAGTCGAACATTTTAACATTGGTTTTGCTCCCGATGGATGGGACGGCTTATTAAGCCGATATCGTCAGAATCAAGATTCACAGAACAAGCTACTCACTGCTGGCATGGTCATCGAAAATGACAGCGGAAAGCGTTATGACCGATTTCGTGACCGACTCATGTTCCCGATTAGGGACCGACGCGGCCGAGTTATTGGCTTTGGTGGCAGAGTTTTAGGAGAAGGTACGCCAAAGTACTTGAATTCTCCAGAAACGCCCATATTTCATAAGGGCAATGAGCTTTATGGGTTATATGAGCTAAAACAGCGTCATCGTGATCCACAACAAGTACTCATTGTTGAAGGCTATATGGACGTCGTTGCTCTAGGGCAATTCGGTGTCGATTATGCCGTTGCGTCGTTAGGTACTTCAACTACCGCTGATCAATTTCAGCTGTTACTGCGTAGTGCAAAAGAAGTTATCTGTTGTTATGACGGTGACAAAGCGGGTAAAGAAGCCGCTTGGCGTGCGCTAGAAACTGCATTGCCTTTGTTAAAACCTGGCAATCAAGTTCGCTTCATGTTTCTACCTGAAGGCGAAGACCCTGACACGCTAGTGAGACAAATCGGCAAAGAACAGTTCGAACAGAATATTGGCCAAGCCATGGCACTTCCTGAGTTTCTATTTGAAAACTTAGCGAAAAAATTTGGTAAAGAAGACAAAAGTGTTTTGGCAAAAAATGCCATTAAACTGATAGAAAAAGTGCAAGACACTGTACTGCAGAGTCTGCTGCTTGAAGATTTAGCACATAAGCTAAGAATGAACGGTGCTGATGAGCTTAAACGAAAATTTAACTTTTCGACTAAGACGGCCGATAAACCTAAACAGCACAAAGCGTTGAAAGGACGTGGTACTCCATTGCGACTAGCCATTGCATTGTTAGTACAACATCCGCGCCTAGGTGAAAAATTACCTGAGCAACTCGCGCTAAAACACGTACAAATGCCAGGCATTGATTTGCTAGCTCTTGTACTAGATTTAACTCGCGGCAAAGTAATGAGCAGCGCACAACTACTTGAACAGTTCAGGGGCGATAATCAATTCAGCACCCTAAAAAAACTGACCCAATGGGATCATCAAGTGGCGGATGAAAACTTACTTAAAGAGTTAAAAGGCACCTTAGTGTGGTTAAACAACCAGTATCTGGAGCAACGCTACCAAGAGCTGAGTTTGAAAACTAATCTCACAAAAGATGAAAGATTACAGCTTAGCAAGCTAATCTCAGTGATTAAAAGTAAGGCATAG